From the genome of Sylvia atricapilla isolate bSylAtr1 chromosome 26, bSylAtr1.pri, whole genome shotgun sequence, one region includes:
- the LOC136371886 gene encoding complement factor D-like: MGPSPAPVLALALLLLLWAPVNGQPRGRILRGSIARPHLKPYMASLQLDGQHVCGGFLIAEQWVLSAAHCTEETDGKLFQVLLGAHSLTEPEPHKRLYQVRAQFPHPGSNIHNNKDDLLLLQLEEKAELNADVRVLPFQREDRDVAADTVCEVAGWGTIDHSGTRPDKLHQVERPVISRDVCNHRTRHDGTITRNMMCTDSRRKDTCKGDSGGPLVCGGVAEGVVTAGSRVCGNYKKPAIYTRIAPYAAWIDSVMASADGEGDTR, translated from the exons ATGGGACCGAGTCCTGCTCCCGTCCttgccctggctctgctgctgctgctctgggccccGGTGAATG GGCAGCCACGGGGAAGGATCCTGAGGGGCTCCATAGCCAGGCCCCACCTGAAGCCGTACATGGCCTCGCTGCAGCTGGACGGGCAGCACGTCTGTGGGGGCTTCCTCATCGCCGAGCAGTGGGTGCTGAGTGCTGCCCACTGCACTGAGGAGAC ggatggcaaactcttccaggtgctgctgggtgcCCACTCTCTGACGGAACCAGAGCCCCACAAACGCCTGTACCAAGTGCGCGCCCAGTTCCCCCACCCTGGCAGCAACATCCACAACAACAAGGAtgaccttctcctcctccag ctggaggaaaaagcagagctgaacGCGGATGTGCGGGTGCTGCCCTTCCAGCGGGAGGACAGGGACGTGGCGGCCGACACGGTGTGTGAGGTGGCAGGATGGGGCACCATCGACCACAGTGGCACCAGGCCGGACAAGCTGCACCAGGTGGAGCGGCCGGTGATCAGCCGCGACGTCTGCAACCACCGCACGCGCCACGACGGCACCATCACCCGCAACATGATGTGCACAGACTCCCGCAGGAAGGACACCTGCAAG GGAGACTCTGGTGGCCCCCTGGTCTGTGGCGGGGTGGCCGAAGGGGTGGTCACGGCCGGCTCCCGCGTCTGTGGCAACTACAAGAAGCCGGCCATCTACACGCGCATCGCCCCGTACGCAGCCTGGATCGACAGCGTCATGGCCTCCGCCGATGGGGAGGGGGACACTCGCTGA
- the MED16 gene encoding mediator of RNA polymerase II transcription subunit 16 — protein sequence MDLAYVCEWEKKPKSNHCPSIPLVCAWSCRNLIAFTTDLRNEEEKDLTHMVHIIDTEHPWDVYSVNSGHTEVITCLEWDQSGSRLLSADADGHIKCWSMTDHLANSWENTVGSVVEGDPVVALSWLHNGVKLALHVEKSGASNFGEKFSRVKFSPSLTLFGGKPMEGWIAVTISGLVTVSLLKPNGQVLTATESLCRLRCRVALADVAFTGGGNIVVATSDGSSASPVQFYKVCVSVVNEKCKIDTEILPSLFMRCTTDPARKDKYPAITHLKFLARDMSEQVLLCASNQNNSIVECWSLRKEGLPVNNIFQQISPVVGDKQPMILKWRILSATNDLDRVSAVALPKLPISLTNTDLKVANDTKFFPGLGLALAFHDGSVHIVHRLSLQMMAVFYGSSSQRPVDEPALKRPRTAGPLVHFKAMQLSWTSLALAGVDSHGKLSMLRISPSMGHVLDMNMSLRHLLFLLEYCMVTGYDWWDILLHVQPSMVQNLVEKLHEEYMRQNAALQQVLSTRIVAMKASLCKLSSSTIARVCDYHAKLFLIAISCTLKSLLRPHFLNTPDKSPGDRLTEICSKITDVDIDKVMINLKTEEFVLEMTTLQSLQQLIQWVGDFVLYLLASLPNQGSPVRPGHSFLRDGASLGMFRELMVVIRIWGLLKPSCLPVYTATSDTQDSMSLLFRLLTKLWLCCREENHITEPDDALIDECCLLPSQLLIPNIDWLPINDGIISKLQNKQLVRLQFGKAPGLIGHTVSSQFDAFVRTPGQPKIDHLRRLHLGAYPTEECKSCTRCGCVTMLKSPNKVTAVKQWEQRWIKNCLCGGLWRKMPLSYS from the exons aTGGACCTGGCCTACGTGTGCGAGTGGGAGAAGAAACCCAAGAGCAACCActgcccctccatccccctcGTGTGCGCCTGGTCCTGCCGCAACCTCATCGCCTTCACCACGGATCTCCGCAATGAGGAGGAGAAAG ATCTCACCCACATGGTCCATATCATTGACACCGAGCACCCCTGGGACGTCTACTCTGTGAACTCGGGCCACACTGAAGTCATCACCTGTTTGGAGTGGGATCAGTCAG gctccaggctgctctCGGCAGATGCTGATGGCCACATCAAGTGCTGGAGCATGACAGATCACCTGGCCAACAGCTGGGAGAACACGGTGGGCAGCGTGGTGGAGGGGGACCCTGTGGTggccctgtcctggctgcacAATGGAGTCAAACTGGCACTGCACGTGGAGAAG TCTGGAGCCTCGAACTTCGGCGAGAAGTTTTCCCGGGTGAAATTCTCTCCGTCGCTGACGCTGTTCGGTGGGAAGCCCATGGAGGGCTGGATTGCTGTGACCATCAGCGGGCTGGTCACCGTGTCCCTCCTCAAGCCCAACGGGCAGGTGCTGACGGCCACCGAGAGCCTGTGCCGCCTCCGCTGCCGCGTGGCCTTGGCCGACGTCGCCTTCACGGGAGGGGGCAACATCGTGGTGGCCACATCAGACGGCAGCAGCGCGTCCCCCGTGCAGTTCTACAAGGTCTGTGTCAGCGTGGTGAACGAGAAGTGCAAGATCGACACCGAGATCCTGCCGTCCCTCTTCATGCGCTGCACCACGGACCCCGCGCGCAAGGACAAGTACCCGGCCATCACCCACCTGAAATTCCTGGCTCGGGACATGTCAGAGCAG GTGCTGCTTTGTGcttccaaccaaaacaacagcaTTGTGGAGTGCTGGTCCCTTAGAAAGGAAGGCCTGCCTGTCAACAACATCTTCCAGCAAATCTCTCCTGTGG TGGGAGACAAGCAGCCCATGATCCTGAAGTGGCGGATCCTGTCTGCCACCAACGACCTGGACCGGGTGTCGGCCGTGGCGCTGCCAAAGCTGCCAATCTCCCTGACCAACACCGATCTGAAGGTGGCAAACGACACCAAGTTCTTCCCTGGACTGG GCCTGGCCTTGGCTTTCCATGATGGCAGTGTCCACATCGTGCacaggctgtccctgcagatGATGGCTGTGTTCTATGGCTCCTCCTCGCAGCGCCCCGTGGACGAGCCAGCCCTCAAGCGCCCGCGCACGGCAGGGCCCCTGGTGCACTTCAAGGCCatgcagctctcctggacaTCGCTGGCCCTGGCTGGTGTGGACAGTCATGGAAAG CTGAGCATGCTCCGCATCTCCCCCTCCATGGGCCACGTGCTGGACATGAACATGTCCCTGCGGCActtgctgttcctgctggaatACTGCATGGTGACCGGCTACGACTGGTGGGACATCCTGCTCCACGTCCAGCCCAGCATGGTGCAGAACCTGGTGGAGAAGCTGCACGAGGAGTACATGCGTCAGAACGCGGCCCTGCAGCAG GTGCTCTCCACACGCATCGTTGCCATGAAGGCGTCGCTGTGCAAGCTCTCCTCCAGCACCATTGCCCGTGTGTGTGACTACCATGCCAAGCTCTTCCTCATCGCCATCAGCTGCACCCTGAAGTCGCTGCTGCGTCCACATTTCCTCAACACCCCTGACAAGAGCCCCGGGGACCGGCTCACCGAGATCTGCTCCAAGATCACGGATGTAG ACATTGACAAGGTGATGATTAACTTGAAGACGGAAGAGTTTGTCCTGGAGATGACAACATTgcagtccctgcagcagctcatccAGTGGGTGGGGGATTTTGTGCTCTACCTGCTGGCCAGCCTTCCCAACCAG GGCTCCCCAGTGCGCCCTGGGCACAGCTTCCTGCGCGACGGCGCGTCCCTGGGCATGTTCCGGGAGCTCATGGTGGTCATCCGCATCTGGGGGCTGCTGAAGCCCAGCTGCCTCCCCGTGTACACAGCAACCTCGGACACCCAGGACAGCATGTCCCTGCTCTTCCGGCTCCTGACCAAGCTCTGGTTGTGCT GTCGTGAGGAGAACCACATCACGGAGCCCGATGATGCCCTGATCGATgagtgctgcctcctgcccagccagcTGCTCATTCCCAACATTGACTGGCTGCCCATCAACGATGGCATCATCAGCAAGCTGCAGAACAAGCAGCTGGTCCGCCTGCAGTTTGGGAAGGCTCCCGGGCTCATTGGCCACACTGTCTCTTCCCAGTTCGATGCCTTTGTCAG GACCCCTGGACAGCCCAAAATTGACCACCTGAGGCGGCTGCACCTGGGCGCCTACCCAACAGAGGAATGCAAGTCCTGTACCAG GTGTGGCTGTGTCACCATGCTGAAGTCGCCCAACAAGGTGACAGCAGTGAAACAGTGGGAGCAGCGCTGGATCAAGAACTGCCTGTGTGGGGGGCTGTGGAGGAAGATGCCCCTCAGCTACTCCTGA